From Alteromonas sp. BL110:
ATGCTGTGATCATTCGCCAGCGTCAAAGCAAAGGTAAATTTGCGGGAAGCGCAATTGGCTTCAAACTAGAGGCAGCTATCGAACTAATTGATGGGTTAGAGGTTGTTGTATTTAGCCCTACAGATATCAAAGAGTCGCTTCGCAGAAACCCGCTAGCAGTTCCGTTCTCTGAAACTGGTTTAAAGCAGTTCCAAGAAACAGCGTTTACTACAGCATATGCATGGCTTATGAAAAATGAGTATGCGTCGCAAGAGTCTAGTGAAGGCTAGTATTAGCGCTCCTGTGCTTGTTTTTACAAATGAAGCCTAGACCTTTTCCTAGGCTTCGCTATTCACCCATCATCCCCTTAACTTTTTGATTTAATTCCAACAAAGCTTCGCGAAGGGCTTCTAGCTTCTCATTAAAGTTGTCGGTTGTTTTGTGCTCGCTGCGCTTTATGGTTAGCTCTACTGTGCTTGCTAATTCAGCAAGTGGAAAGGCGCCAATATAACGAAGCGCTGTTGTGAAGATGTGCGCTATTCTTGCGATGGAAGGGTAGTCATGGGTATCAACAGCTTGTTTGAGCGCACTGAGCTCACCTTCTAAAGCCACGAAATCGTTAAGCAGGTCGTTATAAAGCGTTTCATCACCAAGCAAGGTTTCTACGGCTTTTGATTTGTCTATTAACGTAAGTGAATCAGTCGCTACAAGCTTGTCGTTATTTACCGCTGAGGTGGCCGAAGACTGCCTTTTATCCAATACCTCAACAAGTACGTCAAAAAAGCGATTAGGGTCGACAGGTTTATTAATATGACCATCCATGCCAGCCGCTAGGCTTTTATCAATGTCTTGCTGCATGGCGTGAGCGGTTGTAGCGATAATAGGTAAGGTTAACTTTAGCTCTTCTCTAATGTGTTTGGCTGCCGTTAATCCATCCATTACCGGCATTTGG
This genomic window contains:
- a CDS encoding DUF3010 family protein: MKVCGIDLKGNEAIISLVSLADGLFHLPDCRTRRLTLADTSAKGLKSFQSTFAKLVEDYKIDAVIIRQRQSKGKFAGSAIGFKLEAAIELIDGLEVVVFSPTDIKESLRRNPLAVPFSETGLKQFQETAFTTAYAWLMKNEYASQESSEG